Proteins from one Camelina sativa cultivar DH55 chromosome 8, Cs, whole genome shotgun sequence genomic window:
- the LOC104709011 gene encoding protein trichome birefringence-like 35 produces the protein MSQRWSSRKKSRLPLAGLLFMLVVTVMILFNERTIQQIHFHAATTSHSQNLRQASSSSTFNFVKPNLPSNNNNLGAPLEVLDRFSRCNSTKEYSGKNIRLVDPYVEEEEDLSNQGPKEEDHCDVFSGKWVFDNSSYPLHTESDCPYMSDQLACQKHGRKDLDYQHWRWQPHSCNLNRWNVTEMWEKLRGKRLMFVGDSLNRGQWISMVCLLQSVIPRDKQSMSPNAHLTIFRAEDYNATVEFLWAPLLVESNSDDPVNHRLDERIIRPDSVLKHASKWQHADILIFNTYLWWRQDPVKIRWSSEEKGSCEEVKGAEGMEMAMNAWADWIANNVDPKKKRVFFVTMSPTHQWSREWSPGSEGNCYGEKKPIEEESYWGSGSDIQTMRMVKRVLERLGPKVSVINITQLSEYRKDGHPSVYRKFWEPLTKDRLDNPASYSDCTHWCVPGVPDVWNQLLYHFL, from the exons ATGTCGCAGAGATGGAGCAGCAGAAAGAAGAGTCGGCTTCCACTAGCTGGTCTTCTCTTTATGCTCGTCGTCACCGTTATGATTCTCTTCAACGAGCGTACCATTCAGCAGATCCACTTCCACGCCGCCACGACCAGTCATTCTCAAAATCTCcgtcaagcttcttcttcttccactttcaATTTCGTCAAGCCTAATCTTCCTTCCAATAACAACAACTTGGGAGCTCCTCTTG AGGTTTTGGATAGATTCAGCAGATGCAACTCCACGAAAGAGTACAGTGGGAAGAACATCAGATTGGTTGACCCCtacgttgaagaagaagaagacctttCTAATCAAGGACCAAAGGAGGAGGATCATTGTGATGTCTTCTCTGGGAAATGGGTCTTTGATAATTCATCCTACCCTTTGCACACCGAATCTGACTGCCCTTACATGTCTGACCAGTTGGCTTGTCAGAAGCACGGCAGGAAGGATTTGGATTATCAGCATTGGAGATGGCAACCTCATTCCTGCAACTTGAACAG ATGGAATGTGACAGAAATGTGGGAGAAGCTGAGGGGAAAGAGATTGATGTTTGTTGGAGACTCATTAAACAGAGGCCAATGGATATCAATGGTTTGTCTGTTACAGTCTGTAATTCCACGTGACAAGCAGTCTATGTCTCCCAACGCTCACCTCACCATTTTCAGGGCTgag GACTACAATGCCACGGTGGAATTTCTCTGGGCACCGTTGCTCGTGGAATCGAATTCTGATGACCCTGTAAATCACAGATTGGACGAACGGATTATACGACCTGATTCAGTTCTTAAGCATGCATCAAAGTGGCAACATGCTGATATCTTAATCTTCAACACCTACTTATGGTGGAGGCAAGACCCAGTCAAGATCAG ATGGAGCAGCGAAGAAAAAGGGTCATGCGAGGAGGTGAAAGGAGCAGAGGGAATGGAGATGGCGATGAATGCTTGGGCTGATTGGATTGCTAACAATGTCGATCCAAAGAAAAAGCGGGTTTTCTTTGTCACAATGTCCCCTACGCATCAGTG GAGCCGAGAGTGGAGCCCGGGAAGCGAAGGAAACTGCTACGGGGAGAAGAAACCGATAGAGGAAGAGAGTTATTGGGGAAGTGGGTCAGACATTCAGACAATGAGGATGGTGAAGAGAGTTTTAGAGAGACTGGGACCAAAGGTTTCAGTTATAAACATCACTCAGTTGTCTGAGTATCGTAAAGATGGTCATCCATCGGTGTACCGGAAATTCTGGGAACCTCTAACCAAAGACCGGTTGGATAATCCGGCATCGTATTCAGATTGTACCCATTGGTGTGTACCTGGAGTTCCTGATGTCTGGAATCAATTGCTTTAccattttttgtga
- the LOC104709008 gene encoding ferritin-1, chloroplastic — translation MASRALSSFTAKPALSPKPLLPHGPASPAVSLGFSMKTGAGRAAVVSAATVDTNNMPMTGVVFQPFEEVKKADLAIPITSHVSFARQGYADSSEAVINEQINVEYNVSYVYHSMYAYFDRDNVALKGLAKFFKESSEEERGHAEKFMEYQNQRGGRVKLHPIVSPISEFEHAEKGDALYAMELALSLEKLTNEKLLNVHRVASENNDPQLADFVESEFLGEQIEAIKKISDYITQLRMVGKGHGVWHFDQMLLN, via the exons ATGGCCTCAAGAGCACTCTCCTCTTTCACGGCTAAGCCCGCTCTCTCTCCCAAGCCACTACTCCCTCACGGCCCTGCTTCCCCGGCTGTTTCTCTCGGATTCTCCATGAAAACTGGCGCCGGCAGAGCTGCGGTCGTTTCCGCCGCTACTGTTGACACCAACAACATGCCTATGACCGGTGTCGTCTTCCAGCCGTTCGAGGAGGTCAAGAAAGCCGATCTGGCCATCCCCATCACATCTCATGTCTCCTTCGCTCGCCAAGGCTATGCCGACTCTTCCGAGGCAGTCATTAATGAGCAAATCAa TGTGGAATACAACGTCTCCTACGTATACCATTCCATGTACGCATACTTCGACAGAGACAACGTTGCTCTTAAGGGACTAGCCAA ATTTTTCAAAGAATCAAGTGAGGAAGAGAGAGGGCATGCTGAGAAGTTTATGGAGTACCag AACcaaagaggaggaagagtgAAACTTCACCCGATCGTCTCTCCTATCTCAGAATTCGAACATGCTGAAAAAGGAGATGCATTATATG CAATGGAGTTGGCTCTGTCTCTCGAGAAACTCACTAATGAGAAGCTTCTAAACGTTCACAGA GTGGCGTCAGAGAACAATGATCCCCAGCTAGCTGATTTTGTTGAGAGTGAATTTCTTGGAGAACAG ATTGAAGCAATCAAAAAGATCTCAGACTACATCACTCAGCTAAGGATGGTCGGCAAAGGCCACG GAGTTTGGCATTTCGACCAGATGCTTCTGAATTAG
- the LOC104709010 gene encoding uncharacterized protein At5g01610-like, producing the protein MDQIFNKVGSYWIGQKANKQFDSVGTDLNSVSTSIEGGTKWLVNKIKGKMQKPLPELLKEYDLPVGIFPEDATNYEFDEQSKRLTVMIPTICEVGYKDSSVLKFATTVTGHLEKGKLAEVEGIKTKVMIWVKVTSISADASKVYFTAGMKKSRNRDAYEVLRNGVRVDKF; encoded by the exons ATGGATCAGATCTTCAACAAGGTTGGATCCTATTGGATAGGCCAGAAGGCCAATAAGCAGTTTGACTCCGTCGGTACCGATCTCAAC TCGGTGTCAACGAGCATTGAAGGAGGAACAAAATGGTTGgtcaacaaaatcaaag GGAAAATGCAGAAGCCGTTGCCTGAGTTACTGAAAGAGTATGATCTACCCGTGGGAATCTTCCCGGAGGATGCCACAAACTATGAGTTCGATGAACAGAGCAAGAGACTAACTGTTATGATCCCAACCATCTGTGAAGTTGGGTACAAGGATTCATCAGTCTTGAAATTCGCCACAACGGTAACAGGACACCTTGAGAAAGGCAAGTTAGCAGAGGTGGAAGGAATCAAGACAAAAGTTATGATATGGGTTAAAGTGACAAGCATATCCGCAGATGCATCAAAGGTCTATTTCACTGCCGGAATGAAGAAGAGCCGGAACCGAGATGCTTACGAGGTTTTAAGAAATGGCGTCCGAGTCGATAAATTCTAG